The Henningerozyma blattae CBS 6284 chromosome 6, complete genome genomic interval tcttcttcttcaggTCTACTTCTAGATGGCAATCCTGGGGCTGGggcatcttcttcttccgGTCTACTTCTGGATGGCAATCCTGGAGCTGGggcatcttcttcttccgGTCTACTTCTGGATGATAATCCGGGAGCTGGAGCTTCTTCTTCACGATCATCCCATTCATCATCGTTTTTACttgattttttgaaatcattattatcttgCATGCCGGGCAAAGGAGTACCAAATTGTTTGGTATTTTTGtttgaagaaaattcatcaattggAGCTGGTTGTTTTGAGAATGGTTTTGGTGAAATTACTTGAGGTTCATCGTTACTTgctgataatttttcaaattttgattttaagTCATTAACAGCTGGTTCTTCTgcttcttcattatcattagcATTAACGTTATAACTAGTAGTATTTCTTGGAGATGAGAGTGATTCATCGGTAATTCCtgaatctttattattggcAGCTTTCTTTTCAGCCCATAATTGTGCTGGGGACTTTTCATTTGTAAAGCCTTTAATTactttatcattatcagttttataattatcagTAGATAGTGGTGGCTTTGTACCCAAATAAGCATTCATTTCTTGATCTCTTTGCGATTTTGATTGTTGTTTTAAGTTATTGATCTCATCAGAGGggttaattttattagagCTTGGAGTAGAGTTAACTAAACGTGGATCTTCCTTTGCATTTTCTTCTGCAATAACTTTTTGTAAATCGACCTTACCAATTGGTTTATAAGCAGATTCGGAAGGTTTTAAAGGAGTCTTATCGAAGTCACGTTCTTTAACTTCTGGCTCGCCccaatcatcatcattattactgttattattattactattattattattattattatttctatttggTAATGAGGTAGATTCAAATTTCTTTGTTGCTGGAATACTAGAAGCTGCttgtggtggtggtggagATTGAGTCTTTTTTGGTAAAGTACGTGGTTTGCTAGTTGAAATACCAGTAGATTGAATGGAATAACGAGCACCTGCAGCGTTACTAAccttcattaatatttcattttcattcaaatcatcttcatctctTGCAGTAACTTGAACATGGTACCCTTTCAAAACTTTATTAGCTACAGTACCAAAATTTGCAGCAAATGATGCTCTCGTCTTCATTGGAGCAGAATCTGGACACCAACCAATTAAGATTATTTTCTCGACATCAGAGCCAGGTGGTGAAACACGGGCCAAACCGAATTGAACTTTTGAATCATCAAAAGAATGTAAAAATTCTGAGAAATCATTACCAGTTTCTTCTGGGCCATACTCTTTGTTTGCATTTGGACCAATGATTAACCAAGTAGTGTCTGAGTTACCTCTAACAACTTTGGAATAAACTT includes:
- the ABP1 gene encoding Abp1p (similar to Saccharomyces cerevisiae ABP1 (YCR088W); ancestral locus Anc_6.366), which translates into the protein MALEPINCTTKSREIEEVYSKVVRGNSDTTWLIIGPNANKEYGPEETGNDFSEFLHSFDDSKVQFGLARVSPPGSDVEKIILIGWCPDSAPMKTRASFAANFGTVANKVLKGYHVQVTARDEDDLNENEILMKVSNAAGARYSIQSTGISTSKPRTLPKKTQSPPPPQAASSIPATKKFESTSLPNRNNNNNNNSNNNNSNNDDDWGEPEVKERDFDKTPLKPSESAYKPIGKVDLQKVIAEENAKEDPRLVNSTPSSNKINPSDEINNLKQQSKSQRDQEMNAYLGTKPPLSTDNYKTDNDKVIKGFTNEKSPAQLWAEKKAANNKDSGITDESLSSPRNTTSYNVNANDNEEAEEPAVNDLKSKFEKLSASNDEPQVISPKPFSKQPAPIDEFSSNKNTKQFGTPLPGMQDNNDFKKSSKNDDEWDDREEEAPAPGLSSRSRPEEEDAPAPGLPSRSRPEEEDAPAPGLPSRSRPEEEDAPSLPNRGNTEQQESEPVPSLPSRENATEEPSKPAGGATAIAQYDYEAAEDNELTFNENDKIINIEFVDDDWWLGELESSGEKGLFPSNYVELEN